A genome region from Paenibacillus pabuli includes the following:
- the efp gene encoding elongation factor P, whose translation MISVNDFKTGLTVQVDGDIFTVLDFQHVKPGKGAAFVRSKLKNLRNGNTVERTFRAGETIGRAIIENRGVSYLYASGTEHTFMDNETYDQFTLTSDQLEWELNFLKENMNVKIVSYQGEILGIDLPTSVELKVIETEPSVKGNTAQGATKNAKVETGLNVQVPLFINEGDVLLIDTREGKYSSRA comes from the coding sequence ACCGTACAAGTGGATGGAGATATCTTCACTGTACTTGACTTCCAACATGTTAAACCAGGTAAAGGCGCAGCATTCGTACGTTCCAAATTGAAAAACCTGCGTAACGGTAACACGGTTGAGCGCACATTCCGTGCAGGTGAAACGATTGGACGTGCCATCATCGAAAACCGTGGCGTATCTTATCTGTATGCAAGTGGTACAGAGCACACGTTCATGGACAACGAAACATATGATCAGTTCACATTGACAAGCGACCAACTGGAATGGGAATTGAACTTCCTGAAAGAAAACATGAATGTAAAGATCGTCAGCTACCAAGGTGAAATCCTCGGAATTGACTTGCCTACAAGCGTAGAGCTGAAAGTTATCGAGACGGAGCCAAGTGTTAAAGGTAATACAGCTCAAGGTGCTACCAAAAACGCTAAAGTGGAAACGGGCTTGAACGTTCAAGTTCCTTTGTTTATTAACGAAGGCGACGTTCTGCTGATCGATACACGTGAAGGTAAATACTCCTCCCGCGCGTAA